Below is a genomic region from Miscanthus floridulus cultivar M001 chromosome 1, ASM1932011v1, whole genome shotgun sequence.
atggggcggggtcccctggaccatctccctgacattagggagatggtgcccgaggcgtcggcaagcagcctggcactcccaggaggaggaggaggagctatctTGGGGTCGGCAATCGCCCGCCCCGAggctgaggccgacacgcccgaggcgcgggcgctgGGAAATCATGCTGTCAGCCCGATGGGATCGACGGTAGCAGCGGAgtaggtggcggcgggggcgatgcaaccgcccctacagaggaccgagggggcgccgggTCCACCGAGGACTGGCCGGCGCCGGTGGATACAGAGGCTGTGCCTCTGCCACCGCCATCACCTTTGTAGATGAGGGTTGCCATGCTGAAGCGGTTGCAGCCTCGCTCAAGTTAAGCGTATTTTTGGCAGAGCCGCAGTGTTTTTCTATTCATTCTTCGGTCTTATGCTGACCCTGCAAGTGTTCTATTCTTAGTCAGAAGCAACCTACGGAGGTTCCTACCTTGGCGCTCCTTAAGGCATTCAAGGTGAACCCCGgttccaccgcccactgggtggtagAGGCACAAGCCGCCCTACAATGTGGTGTGGCGTCGGCaagggccgacccaaaggagccggccacccaaggaggggctgtcgAGGCGGCCCCGACACGgatgggggagggagcgcctacgCCCCACGAGGGCGAGGCccatgagtcagatggggccgaagtgccctcagttgctgaggccaccgaggttgAGGCCCCCTTGGTCTCTGAGGCCGAGGCGGcggaggccggggcgcccaggaccatcgaggccgctACGACAGGCGTCGGAGCCCCCGCGACcactgaggccacgatggcggaggctggagcccctaggaccaccgaggccatgatggtggaggtcggagcccctaggaccaccgaggccgatgtGATCACGGCGAGGCCGtcggcctaggaagtggagatgaaggcggtggaggcctcAGTGGCACGCTTGGTTCAAGGCCCACCGTCGTTGCGGGAGAGTGctcgggaggtggaggtccttcCAATCTCCTCTGACGATACTTCTCGGGGCACAGGAGATGGCTAATGCCAAGGGGGGCAGTGCTGTGGAACAGCCGGTTCCAACCCCAggcgagggaagctcagccctcgcGTGGGTACGACTCGAGCCCCATGGGTAGGATCACCTgcgtgtcctgtggcagagccaGGATGACCTTGAGGcagagcctctgttcgccctcgaggatgcaGCCAAGGGCGAgcactgggacaccttcgagtagtaccgccagctggcggagcggtcactataGACGGCGCTGTCTGTGGTGGCCGACGATATGCtcggagtcgcctaggttcgtgctttcttttctcacatggtgttgtcttttttctgagttttcttatagggattgacccctgttctgtttcccccaggagctcgagacccggtcccttaggaagttggtctttctctagtgggagagggacgtctaggaccagcttcagcggtagaAGGGACTTCTTGCCGGCACCAACGAGCTCCTATCGGCACgaagcgcagaggtggaggacctttgccttcgttgtgccgatgcaaaggtcgaggcagccatggcctaggagcaggtcgcccctttggcggcgcgggtcaaggaattggaggaggagctcacccacgTGGCTGATGATcgagatgccttcaggtcccgaaCCAAAGAAGCCATGGCCTTGGGCAAggctcttgctgggcagctaggagcggagtagagtgcgcaccagctgatgaaagatgccttggatgaggcccttacggtGGTTGAGGCCTCctggaccgaggctgtggtctggaggggaaaggccgagggtgagtcctattcccctcgtTTTATTTGCTTTTCTTGTATTCGCCCCCTAATtctctggtgtgatgcagagctggggagagaggcttctagggcggccgaggctactcgggtcaaggcccagcgcttgaaggagaaggccaaggctTCCCGGGTCGAGGCCCtgtgctggaaggagaaagccaaggcctctcgggtcgaggcccgacgctgggagcagaaggccaagggtgagtcccgtaggattctatccctatttggcttgttttcctttatgCTCAACCCCATTCCGTTTCCTATGGCGTAGAGTCGGAGGCGGAGGTCACTCGGGCAGTCGAGGCTTCCATCGCGGTGCAGGTGGTGCTCGAGACCAAGATCGAGGAGCATGACGCGCTGAAGGGTGCCACCCGTACCGCCTACAAGGCCTTGGAGGTTGAGGGGGTTtagtcaggtagctcccttgggagccgtctgattgcattgagcggtcaagtgcgcgagtggctccgaggagcgctgcatacaGGCGTCAAGCGCacgctggccgtcatcgcctcgcactacatcggtgttgacctccaagccatcagcgatggctatgtcctgcctaatgatgacgaggaggccgacgaggcggTTGCAAAGCTGATAGAGGCGGTAGAGGGCCTCGGCACGGCGCTAGCCAAGCTATTCAAAGAGGAGGAGGTCCCTCCGCCGCCATCtaccgatgctggaggccctgagccttgacctgggtcccaagaggccatgtaaatagaatagggattaactttgtatcgtGATGCTTATGGCCATCGAGGCCtatttttaaagtactcgtgtttcttagtcatttttcttatgtttccgagcctctgccctctgttgtctctgatcagatttcttttgcaaaaaacctccttggaacctaagccgtcccttgggcgaaaggtggtgagggagtgccatagcccaagggcataggccgtctcatgactctaccggccttctgtcCCTAGAACAAActttttggtccttgggttttttacaaccgattcgtcagagcgtgctagagagtttggtgtaggaattttttcaaaaaacgactTAAAAAAAGGTGCATGGGACTttggggggagtcccccatctagcccccgagggaggctcggttctgcagaggcagagccgagtctcccttacggTGTTATCGTATTGCTGAGACtcgcgatgggctcgggggggtttctcgaaaaattagaacaactaaagaacgcttctcaattgtattccgagaaacaatatatacaatgcttggaaatttaagggtaaaagcgatgtagctgttctatgttccaagcattggtgaagattttgcccttctcgttggctagcttgtaggtcttgggcttcagcacttgggcgacgatgtacggtccttcccatgttggggtcagcttgtggcggcccttgttgctctgtgtcagcctcaacaccaggtcgcctaccttcaagtcttggcTTCGAATGCGTCAGGCTTGATAGCgccatagggcttgctggtatttggctaaGTGCAATAGCGCGACATCTcgagcttcctccagttggtcgagggcatcctcatgggtggtgcggttgctttgctcgatgtaggcctgtagcctcggggaaccatattccaagtcagtggggaggatggcctcggctccatagactaggaagaaaggtgtgaaccccgtggctcggcttggagtgttccttaggctccagatgaccgatgggagttcggcgagccatttcttgccaaacttcttcaaccggtagtaaattcttggcttgaggccttgtaggatcatgccgttggcacgttctacttggtcaTTGGTCCTtgtgtgtcctacggccaaccaggccacatggatgtggtggtcatcgcagaatgtcaagaattttttgccagtgaactatgtcccgttgtcggtgatgatggtgttagggaccctgaacctatggataatgttagtgaagaatagcactgcttgctcggatttgatttgattaatcagacgagccttgatccatttggagaacttatcgattgctaccggtagatgggtgtagcccccgggggccttctgcagaggcctgaccatgtcgagcccccacacagcaAACGACCATGtaatagggatggtttggagggccagggctaGGAGGTGCGTCtgctgagcatagtactggcatccctcgtaggagcgtactaacttggtggcatcggcaaccaccgtcggccagtagaacccttggtggaaggcgTTTCTGACGAGCGTccaaggcgccgcatggtgcctgtaggcccctgcgtgcaagtcccaaagtagggcttggcctacctcggtggtgatgcatcgttggaggacaccggagggacttcgcctatacaattcGCCATTGAAgaggatgtaagttttggcttgtcgcgcaagccatcaggctttggtcctatcactaggaagctctccctgagtgagccaatcaaggaacgagaCTCACCAATCCATGTCctggtcggtctggggaggcCCAGTGTCgatttccatgacctcaggctcggccgaaggagtctcggTAGCAGAGGGGGTGTCGAGCCCCGCGGTGGGTTTGGTCGGTGGGCCCTCTTTTGCTGCTGAGGCATAGTCAAtagaaggtttgtggaggtccctggcaaagacgtttggggggaccggagcccatgccgaggccatctttgctagttcgtccatggcctcattgtatttccgcgcgatgtggttgagttcaagaccatcgaacttgtcttctaggcaacgtaccaacttgtagtatgcctccattttggggtcgaggcagtttgactccttcatgacttgatcaacgacgaGCTACGAGTCGCCCCAGATGTCGAGACgccatactccaagttcgatggcgatctgcaagccgttgacaaGGGCCTCATACTCGGCTACGTTGTTGGAGGTGGCAAAATGGAGCTGAACCatatagcgcatgtgtactccgagggttGAGATGAAGAGTAGACCCACGCCTACCCTAgacttcatcagggacccgtcgaagtacacgGTCCAACACTTCGTCTAAATTTGAgctggtggcagttgggtgtcggtccactctgctataaaatcggccaagacctgagactttatTGCTTTCCAAGGCACAAaggtcagggcttcccccatgagttcaaccgcccacttggctatcctacccaaagcctcctggttatggattatctctcccaaggggaaagatgacaccacggttactgggtgagactcgaagtagtgatgcagcttgcgCTGAGCTAAGACTAcagcgtagatcaacttctagatgtgggggtatcatgttttggtctcggagagcactttgcTAATGAAGTAgataggtcattggatgggtagagcatgcccctcttcctgcctctctactactatggcagcgctaaccacttgggtcgttgcggcgacatagagtaagagggcctcgtccctagcTGACgataccaggatgggaggattggtgagcagtgctttgagcttggcgagggcttcttcggcctcaggggtccaagaaaagcatttggattttctcaagagacggtacagaggcaaaccttttttgccgaggcgtgagatgaagcggcttagggccgcaaggcatcccatgaccctctgcactcccttgaggtctcagattggtcccatgctagttacagccgagaccttctctgggttggcctcgatgccgtgttccgagactatgaatcccaagagcatgccttgggggaccctgaacacacacttctcaggattgagcttgatgcccttctctctaaggcatttgaaggctatctttagGTCATTGACAAGATCCTCgacctttctggacttgaccatgatgtcgtccacataggccacaatgtggtcgccaaagacctaggtcatgcaccgctagtacgtggcccctgcatttctgaggccgaaaggcatagtcacgtagcagtacatgccgaatggggtgatgaaagaagtcatgagctggtgggactctttcatcttgatttgacgGTAACCAGAATacacatcaaggaaagatagggtctcacaccccatagtggagtcaacgatttgatcgattcgaggtaatgggaaggggacttttggacaggctttattcaaaccggtgtagtctacacacatcctccacttcccacttttcttcctgaccaacacggggttagccaaccactctggatgggatacttcctttatgaatctggccgccaagagcttctgcacctcctcgccgatggtcctacgtttttcctcgtcgaattggcgtaggcgctgcttcaccagccTGGAGCCGGcctagatgtccaaggcgtgctcggtgacctgtGTCGGTATGcttggcatgtctgagggactccatgcaaacaTATCGGCATTCACATGGAGAAAGTCGActagcatggcttcctatttaatGTTGAGAGTggtgctgatcctcagcgcctggtCGTCGGGACAGGCGGGGTCAACTGGgacaagcttgatggcctccgtgggctcgaacgTCCCcacacgacgcttggagtcaggcgcctcgccaccgagtcgatcgaggttggcgatgagggtctcggcctccacgagagcctcggcgtactcgatgcactcgacgtcatagttgtatgcatgttcatacgtggactcaatcgtgatgacgtcATTAGGACCTGGCATCtcgagcttgaggtaggtgtagttgtggactaccatgaacttggcgtagcacggccgccctaggatggcatgtgtcgacaaaatatggtcggcagtctacctaggggtatgcccaaggtagtagattatcggcagacagatgcacaagccccaaacaagatggtgacgcaagacagacacgaggttttatccaggttcggccgccaagaaggcgtaatacctacgtcctgtgtctgatttgtattgctgtatgtcaatgagagatatcttttagaggggtcccctgcccgccttatatagtccggggggcagggttacagatctggaaactaatcctagtcagttacaattgccatatgtggctggataaggattcctattctaaccgaccaggatcctgcttggtcgccaaatccatcttgattccttgtgcgggactctgatcaggttaactgggctgcacgtcgcctttcgggtggactgaacccattaatccgggccagcccaagcttagacgtaagggtataggggttaatacccccacagctagtccccgagcatcatgtattatgctgcgacatgccattttaaccttctccgacaaacgaggcttgaatccttgacgcctccgaccaccgtcatcaccggagaagtaggttgttcgaagaatgtatggtgctctttaagaaaaaagaaaaagattcctgtcctaagaa
It encodes:
- the LOC136452761 gene encoding uncharacterized protein, producing MVVHNYTYLKLEMPGPNDVITIESTYEHAYNYDVECIEYAEALVEAETLIANLDRLGGEAPDSKRRVGTFEPTEAIKLVPVDPACPDDQALRISTTLNIK